TTTGCAAAGGATTTTAAAGGAACATCAAGGGAACCTGCTTTAGAAAATACAAAGTGCTAGTTTGAATATATAACCTCGATGGTGTTGGGAGGAATTCTCTGCAATAAGCATCAAGCCAAGACAATAAGAACGAATGCACTGGCTGATGGCTCTAAATACTTAAACATATTGTTGGCATCTCAAACAGGATCAAACTGCAACCAAACCTTGTCTTCTTCATAAATAGCGAGCAAACCTCTATCAAACAAAAAACGAACAATTACAAATTTTGTCAGAGTTGCTTAATTACAGAAGGTAGTCACAGGAGCTAGCCCTTTGACTGTCTCAGGTAAACTTCTACGTAGACATCTAATTGCCTTGGAACCAATTGGAAAACAGCGCAGAGATGAAGAGGTCAATCAAGACTATAATAAGGAAACCACTCAGATGCGACAAGCTTAGAGACAACTTACAACAGTACATAAAAATAGTTCACAATTTGTTTTGGCGGCAGTGATAGACCTTACCGCAATTTCTTTTCATACAAAGCAAATTCACACATCATAATATCTCAGCGGGAGAGTTTACATGAAGCTTGTCATCCACGGCAAAAATATAGAAATCACCGATGCGATTCGAGAATATGTGCATCAAAAGATTGAAAAAGCTGTTAGTCATTTTCAAAACATCACAAATGAAGTGGATGTCCACCTAAGCGTAGCCCGTAATCCCCGAATCAATCCCAAACAAGCGGCTGAAGTCACTATTTATGCGAATGGTAGCGTCATCCGTGCCGAGGAAAGCAGCGAAAACTTATATGCCAGTATTGACTTAGTTGCAGATAAAATTGCTCGTCAACTGCGTAAATACAAAGAACGGCGTCAAGATCACAAAACTCATGCCCAACCACCAGATGAAGTAGTAGTTCCAGAGACGGTGGTAACAGATTTAATTGGCGATCGCACCCCCGAACTACCCAACGAAGTCGTCCGTACCAAATATTTTTCCATGCCGCCGATGACTCTTACAGAAGCCTTGGAACAACTACAACTAGTAGGACACGACTTTTATATGTTCCGAAATGCTGAAACTGGCGAGATTAATGTCATCTACGAACGCAACCACGGCGGCTATGGCGTGATTCAACCACGTAATAGTAACGGTCATACCAACGGCAAAAATGGCAAAGCATCCCAAGCGAATATTGTGATACCAGAAAAATCGCACTTGAGTAAATAGGGAATGGGGACTGGGGACTAGGTAATGGGGACTAGGAAAAATATTTCTATCTTATTTTCCTTACCATGCCTCATGCCTCATGCCCCATGACGCCAGTTCTCTCAAGTCGGCGGAGTCCTCCGGGTGACGCTCTCTGCGAGACGCTGCGCTAACGCTACGCTAACAGCAGTCCACGACGCTCCTCTGTCGCTACCGCTGACGTTAACGGCGGCAAAGCCGCACGTGTGGCTGCACTCACCGCCCACGAGAGTGGCTCCCCCATGCCCTACTTCACAAGCTGTTGCAGCGTTTTCAAGGTTTCTTCAACGTGACCTTTAAAGTTAAACATTGAATCAAACACGTATTGAACAACTCCGTTTTGGTCAATAACGTAAGTAACGCGCCCAGGCAATAAACCAAAAGCTGCTGTTGCACCGTAAAGTTTGCGTACTTGATCGCCTTTGTCGCTTAATAGAGTAAATGGTAGCTGGTACTTGGTGGCAAATCGCTGGTGAGATTCGTTAGAGTCAGCACTCACGCCAATAACTTCAGCACCAACGTTTTTAAAGACTTCATACTGATCTCGAAAGGCACAGGATTCAGTTGTACATCCTGGGGTGTCGTCTTTGGGGTAAAAATATAGAACAACATTTTTGCCCCGAAAATCTTGGAGGCTAACTGTTGACCCGTTTTGAGCAGACAGAGTGAAATTAGGAGCGGTATCTCCAACTTTAACTGGCATAAGCACTAATGATAACTACTTAACAAATGTACATTAACTAATTATTCGTTACTGTGGCATCCATCAGAGTATCTGGTAAAGACACAAGAATTACTATGTTTCTACGATGGATCTATACATATGAAGATTTCTATAACTCGGCATAACACATCAAGACGCTAAAAAAAGAAAAACAGATTTCATACCTTAAAGTATGAGTTAAGTTATCTGTTAACAGAAATACTCCAAAAGTTAAGCGTGGAAACCGTACTCATCTGATAGGTTTTCTGCACTATGTATCTGAGTTTAGCTAGATAGAATCGAAGTGCGGCTTTGAGTAGTGCTGTTATCTAGAAAAATTTACAAAAATCAATACAGCATAAGCAGGAGAGCAAAAATATGAGAAATCAATTGAAAACGCTTGCTTTGCTAGCTGCGTTGAGTGGTTTATTGATTGCAATTAGTTATTGGGTATTTGGTGGTACTAATGGCTTGATTATAGGAATTGTTTTAGCCGCAGTAACAAACCTATTCTCTTGGTATCAATCCGATAAAATTGCACTGGCAGTATACCGCGCCCAGCCTGTGAGCGAAACTCAAGCACCAGAACTTTATCGTATAGTGCAGAGATTATCTCGCCGGGCTAATATACCCATGCCGGGAATTTACATCGTTCCTGGTGAAACTGCTAACGCTTTTGCTACAGGGAGAGACCCAGAACACGCTGCTGTTGCTGTCACTAAAGGCATTTTAAATGTATTGCCAGAAGATGAACTTGAAGGCGTCATTGCCCACGAACTGACGCACATTATTAATCGTGATACACTGACGCAAGCCGTTGCTGCAACTGTAGCTGGTGCTATCTCATTCTTGGCTCAAATGGTGAGTTACGGTTTATGGTTTGGCGGTGGTTCACGAGATGATAACAGAGGCGGAAATCCTCTAGGAATTTTATTAACAGTACTACTTGCACCGTTAGCAGCAACAATTATTCAGTTAGCAATTTCGCGTACACGAGAATTCGCTGCTGATGCAGGTTCTGCTAGATTGACTGGTAATCCTCGCGCTTTAGCTAGGGCGTTGCAACGGTTAGAAGCTACGGCAAGGCAGTTACCTTTGAATGCTAACCCAGCGTTTGAACCGTTGTTAATTATCAATCCCATTTCTGGACAGTTTCTGGGTAAGTTATTCTCCAGCCATCCTTCTACTGAGGCGCGAGTTGCACAATTGCTTAAGTTAGAACAAGAACTGCCAACCGCGGTTTATTAAATTTTTGTCATTTGTTGTTTGTCATTAGTCCTTTGTGAATAACCGATGATTAATGGCTACCATTACAGGGTGCGGTTTTCATCCAACAGGAAGTTCTGTAATTAAGGATGTCTTAATTATGACTGCTAACAACATCGAATCCATTGAAGCCACAGTAATTGAATCTACAGAATCTACAGTAATTGTAGAAATCATTTCTCAAACAGACGACATAGTAGAAACAGAGATGGCTGACGAAACTGATGAAGTTAAGCGCGAAACTAAAGCGTTGATTGAAGCGCTAAGAATACGCGCCCAAGCAGAGGCAAAATCAGCAGGTACTCTCACCCGCGAAACATATTTAAAAGCAGTGCGTCAAGCACGTGAAGTAATTGAAGGCAGGAAACTCATTGAAGGCGATCGCCGTGTAGAATATGCTTGGTCAGTCATGCAAGACGAAGCTGAAAAAAACTGGTATTTGCTAATGAAAGAAGCGGTAGACTTCAGCGTTCGCCTGCAAAAAGCTGCTAAAGCAGCTTGGGATACTTTCAACGCTCCTCGTTCTCAACTTTAAGTCGAGAGTATTGTCGGTGCAGAGACATAAACACGCAAATGATTTTATTACATCATCTGCGTTAATTTGTATGTAAATGTAGAGACGTTGCATTGCAACGTCTCTACACGCATTTGCAGATATTTATCAAATCTTTTAAAGCGAGGCAATAAATGTCAAACTCGCCATATATGTTCCAACAAAGATACTGGGATAATCAGCATAGCTATCAGAAATAAACCAGTCAGGAATTGCCTTCTGTTGCCGGACTTTTTTATCTAAGCCAATTTGTAGAGCTATATTCTCGTGAACAACTTTTGCATTGGCAGTTTCTATCATTTTTTCTACTGACTTTTGCAGCCACTCTGCTCGAACAAACAGATTGTGAGATGGATGGTCACCATAGCAAAAAGGTACAATAATGACGAGATATCCTCTTTCACTAAGTATTTTATTCACGCAGAATTGAATAATTTCTTGGTCGTCTTTTTTTTCTTCGGTTTCCTTATCAACACTGTGAAATAACAAACCTGCTAGCACAACTGCATCAAACTTTTGATTTTCTTCAGCAAGTTGAGGCAAGTAAGTTGATAAATCTTTAGCAATAAACTTTCTATTAGGGTAGAGATTTAAACAGTATTCTATAGCCTGTTCACTGTGATCGATTCCGAGATAATCACACCGAGCAGGTAGATATTTGCTCAAAGCTCCATTACCACATCCTAAATCTAATAAAGAGAATGGCTGATCTTTAAAGGTGTTATCCAAGAAAGATGCTGCTGGTGTATATCGTGTGGCATTTTCAGGCGCTTCAAAGTAAGAATAATAGTCATCTTCAAAGCGTTCTTCTTCGGATGTTTTACGCTCAGGAGCTAAATTTTGAATCATCCAAACCTCACTTATATTGATGGAACTTAGAAAAAACTGGCATGAAAAGAGCTTCACATCCTCATTAGAAGAACGATGAGAGTAATCTTAGGTAAGCACCTGCTTCATCATGCAATATAACTTACCCCTCTGTTGCCAGTTATATCAATTCATGAAAATCCTGATACATATAGATTTCTCGTAAGGGCATGGCATTACCCATGCCCCTACCAGCGTATTTGTATCATTATTAAAATGAAATGGTATTACATACTGATTGTAAAGATAACAAAGGTAAAATCCTGTGTTCCTTAAGTAATATATGAAACAATATTATTAACAAAATCTCATCTTTATGCATAATAAAAATCAGTCTTAGGTAGAATGCAACTTACTACCCAGAATGCTAATAAAACTTGAGTTTGACGGAACGAAAATGGTAGAACAAGGATGAGATTCTATTAAAGAAACTCAAGTTAAACCAAGAAAACTTGAAATCAGTGGCAAAAGTTTGTTAAACTCTTCAACTAACGTTGTAGCACTGGGTAAGCTTGCGATCGTACCTTTTAAAATTTTAATAGCTGTTTTCGCTGCTTTCTGCACTGTTCCTTCTTGAGGACTTTTTCCAGCTTCAGCCAAGGCTTTAACTTGCTCTAATGCTTCAGCTTTATCTTCTTGGTTTAAATTGGTATCAGCCTCTATTGCTGATTGCAATTGCGCCAACAATTCTTTAATTCCTGGTTTCTCTGGTTCGGGAGACGTTGGTAACTGGTTGATAGTATTTGTCACTGTACCGCTGATGTCGCCTAAATTTAAAGCTTGTCCGCTGGCATTAAAATCTCTGCCAACACTGCCAATTTCAATTTTGCGGCTGGCATCATTGCTGTTAGTCATATTTTTATTCTCTACTTTATTGTCAACTTGAACATTAATCGGCTTATTTGCTAATAGTCTGACAATTTCTGTCATCTCTCCACTTTGCTGGCGATAGATGACTATCTCATTATCTTTAGCCTGTAATAGTGCTTTATATTTTTCTTCTACAGCTTGCAGTGCCAGATGATAATTTTGCGTAAAATCACTATGAATCTTTTCTTTATCAGCACCATCAGGTACACCAACTTTAACGACTACTACGCCATCACCTTTATTTTCAATACTCTGTAGAGCTAATTCTGTGTCTTCATTTTGGTCTTGCACTGTTTGGAAAGCGTTAACAAAAGCTTTCCAGTCTATGCCATTGCGGAAAATTAAATCAACAGTATTTAAAACTTCTTCAAATAGTTTGCTAAATTCTCTTGGTTGAAAGTCGCCACTACTAGGACGGCGTTCGCGGTCGTCTGTTCCAGGCTTTGGGTTTTCGAGAAGATAGATAAAGCGACAATCTACATTATCTAATTTGGTTGTACTTTCAATATTCCACGCTTCGACACAAGCACCAGTCATTTGAGCGTTGATGAAATTAGTACCAACAGACTGAGCTAGAGTTAAGTTTGCCCACTCTAAGCAAGCGCCTTGGAATGTGGCTTCTGTAATATCAGCATCTTTTAAATTCGCTTCTTTTAAATCTGCACCGATGAGGTTTGCGCCTTTAAGGTTAGCACCAGCATAAGGTTTTCCCCTACCATTGCCAGTTACAAGCAAATTGAGAACACCTCGATTAGCTAATATCGAGTTATCTACTCTAGCCAAGTCCAATTTTTTGACTTCATAAAAACGAGTGCGTGTGAGGTTGGCTTTTCTAAAATCTGTATTTCTGAGAATTGCACCAGTAAAATCAGCATCAGTTAAATCAGCATTACGAAAACTTGTACTACCTGTGGCAGCAAAGGCAATGGCAGCTGAACGAAGCCAAGCATCTTTTTCATCTCCTGCTAGACTACGGCAGCCAATGTAAGCACTAAAAAGTAGGAAAACTCCAGCTACGGCGAAGGCTACGGCTAAGGCTCTGGTTCCGGCTCCGACTACGTCTAAGGCGTAGACGTAGGCTCCGGCTAAGGCTAAGACTCCGGTGACAGCTAAGGCTCTGGCTCCGGCTACGGCAAAGGCGAAGGCAAAGGCAATGGCTCCAGCTCCTGCTACGGCGAAGGCAAAGGCTCCGGCTAAGGCTCCAGCTAAGGCTCCGGCTCCGGCGAAGGCAAAGGCTCCGACTAAGGTTTTGCCTACGGCTCCGGCTAAGGCTACGGCTCTGGCTTTGACTACGGCTACAGCGAAGGCAAAGCCTACAGCTCCGGCGACAGCTAAGGCTCCGACGAAAGCTCCAAAACCAGCTCTTAAACCTTTGCGGCTAGTGACAATAAAAAATACTGGCATCATAACCAGGGAGACTATGCCAATCACGAAGTTTACAGTAGTGTTTTTAGGGTTGAGAATAGATGCTACTAATGAACCAATTAAAATTGATAAATACCCTGATAGTGCCGATAACAGGCATGAGACTAGGAGCAACCCAATTACCCAATGT
This region of Nostoc sp. UHCC 0302 genomic DNA includes:
- the raiA gene encoding ribosome-associated translation inhibitor RaiA; its protein translation is MKLVIHGKNIEITDAIREYVHQKIEKAVSHFQNITNEVDVHLSVARNPRINPKQAAEVTIYANGSVIRAEESSENLYASIDLVADKIARQLRKYKERRQDHKTHAQPPDEVVVPETVVTDLIGDRTPELPNEVVRTKYFSMPPMTLTEALEQLQLVGHDFYMFRNAETGEINVIYERNHGGYGVIQPRNSNGHTNGKNGKASQANIVIPEKSHLSK
- a CDS encoding peroxiredoxin, whose amino-acid sequence is MPVKVGDTAPNFTLSAQNGSTVSLQDFRGKNVVLYFYPKDDTPGCTTESCAFRDQYEVFKNVGAEVIGVSADSNESHQRFATKYQLPFTLLSDKGDQVRKLYGATAAFGLLPGRVTYVIDQNGVVQYVFDSMFNFKGHVEETLKTLQQLVK
- a CDS encoding class I SAM-dependent methyltransferase encodes the protein MIQNLAPERKTSEEERFEDDYYSYFEAPENATRYTPAASFLDNTFKDQPFSLLDLGCGNGALSKYLPARCDYLGIDHSEQAIEYCLNLYPNRKFIAKDLSTYLPQLAEENQKFDAVVLAGLLFHSVDKETEEKKDDQEIIQFCVNKILSERGYLVIIVPFCYGDHPSHNLFVRAEWLQKSVEKMIETANAKVVHENIALQIGLDKKVRQQKAIPDWFISDSYADYPSIFVGTYMASLTFIASL
- a CDS encoding zinc metalloprotease HtpX, whose protein sequence is MRNQLKTLALLAALSGLLIAISYWVFGGTNGLIIGIVLAAVTNLFSWYQSDKIALAVYRAQPVSETQAPELYRIVQRLSRRANIPMPGIYIVPGETANAFATGRDPEHAAVAVTKGILNVLPEDELEGVIAHELTHIINRDTLTQAVAATVAGAISFLAQMVSYGLWFGGGSRDDNRGGNPLGILLTVLLAPLAATIIQLAISRTREFAADAGSARLTGNPRALARALQRLEATARQLPLNANPAFEPLLIINPISGQFLGKLFSSHPSTEARVAQLLKLEQELPTAVY
- a CDS encoding pentapeptide repeat-containing protein, giving the protein MPPNYSSQNLQGRSFKGQNLTGANFSNADIRGANFTNAILKNADFTSAKAGLQRHWVIGLLLVSCLLSALSGYLSILIGSLVASILNPKNTTVNFVIGIVSLVMMPVFFIVTSRKGLRAGFGAFVGALAVAGAVGFAFAVAVVKARAVALAGAVGKTLVGAFAFAGAGALAGALAGAFAFAVAGAGAIAFAFAFAVAGARALAVTGVLALAGAYVYALDVVGAGTRALAVAFAVAGVFLLFSAYIGCRSLAGDEKDAWLRSAAIAFAATGSTSFRNADLTDADFTGAILRNTDFRKANLTRTRFYEVKKLDLARVDNSILANRGVLNLLVTGNGRGKPYAGANLKGANLIGADLKEANLKDADITEATFQGACLEWANLTLAQSVGTNFINAQMTGACVEAWNIESTTKLDNVDCRFIYLLENPKPGTDDRERRPSSGDFQPREFSKLFEEVLNTVDLIFRNGIDWKAFVNAFQTVQDQNEDTELALQSIENKGDGVVVVKVGVPDGADKEKIHSDFTQNYHLALQAVEEKYKALLQAKDNEIVIYRQQSGEMTEIVRLLANKPINVQVDNKVENKNMTNSNDASRKIEIGSVGRDFNASGQALNLGDISGTVTNTINQLPTSPEPEKPGIKELLAQLQSAIEADTNLNQEDKAEALEQVKALAEAGKSPQEGTVQKAAKTAIKILKGTIASLPSATTLVEEFNKLLPLISSFLGLT